One Ignavibacterium album JCM 16511 genomic region harbors:
- a CDS encoding D-alanine--D-alanine ligase family protein: protein MKKEARILVCYNSPVSIFPVYNGKPGENSHSGVDLSEYSFVSQINQIVEMLSTKFQFVESFAVNRDVTSLINKLNSFQPDAVVNFVESVEGITNYEYCVAALFELLGFEFTGNTAVTLGNCLNKLRTKSILKSYGIKTPEAITVEPDETLSKNKIKLKFPLIMKLEEEDASIGISEFSVVRNFNELKKHFDFLKKTFNKRVIIEEYIVGRELNVAILDGKILPISEIDFTGLPENLPKIVTYDGKWIENSTYYNHTKPVCPAKLSSRIKTRIEKVALEAYRVMNCRDYARVDIRLSKENIPYVIEVNPNPDVSSDSGFARAAAARGIDYTSLLETITNLALNRKRNDSINQAI, encoded by the coding sequence ATGAAAAAAGAAGCACGAATACTTGTTTGTTATAATTCTCCTGTTAGCATCTTTCCGGTTTATAACGGAAAGCCGGGAGAAAATTCTCACTCCGGAGTTGATTTATCAGAATATTCATTTGTCTCTCAGATTAATCAGATTGTTGAAATGCTTTCAACAAAGTTTCAGTTTGTTGAGTCTTTTGCTGTAAACAGAGATGTTACTTCATTGATAAATAAATTGAACTCTTTTCAACCTGATGCAGTTGTGAACTTCGTTGAATCTGTTGAGGGTATTACTAATTATGAATATTGTGTTGCTGCTTTGTTCGAGTTACTTGGTTTTGAGTTTACTGGAAATACTGCAGTTACTTTGGGAAATTGTCTGAATAAGTTAAGAACGAAATCAATTCTAAAGTCTTATGGAATAAAAACACCGGAAGCGATTACAGTTGAACCGGATGAAACTTTAAGTAAGAATAAAATAAAGCTGAAGTTTCCATTAATAATGAAACTTGAAGAAGAAGATGCAAGTATAGGTATATCTGAGTTTTCCGTTGTAAGAAATTTTAATGAACTGAAAAAGCATTTTGATTTTTTGAAGAAAACTTTCAACAAAAGAGTTATAATAGAAGAATATATCGTTGGAAGAGAGCTTAATGTTGCAATTCTGGATGGGAAAATTCTTCCAATATCAGAGATAGATTTTACAGGTTTGCCGGAAAACTTACCAAAGATTGTAACCTATGATGGTAAATGGATTGAGAACAGCACTTATTACAATCATACAAAACCCGTTTGCCCGGCTAAACTAAGCAGCAGAATAAAAACCAGAATAGAAAAAGTTGCTCTTGAAGCTTACAGAGTTATGAACTGTCGTGATTATGCAAGAGTAGATATAAGATTAAGTAAAGAAAATATTCCTTATGTAATAGAAGTTAATCCGAATCCTGATGTATCGTCAGATTCGGGATTTGCGAGAGCTGCAGCAGCAAGAGGAATTGATTATACAAGTTTATTAGAAACCATAACGAATTTAGCATTAAACAGAAAACGCAATGATTCGATCAATCAAGCCATCTGA
- a CDS encoding heme exporter protein CcmB, protein MNSKAYNLFLKDFRSELRTRYAINALAMFIIVAISVILFSIGNEKINENLTAGLFWVVIFFTAMSGLSRAFVSEEERGTTLTLQLIASPSTVFSGKLIFNVILVFAMNVIIALLYGALFEDFIIKNFLLFLATFVLGNIGLAVSSTIIAAIIAKAGAKGTLYPVLSFPILLPLILTCVQLTLFSFDGTSFEKSRFELAIVVSYDVIMITVSYLLFDFIWKE, encoded by the coding sequence ATGAATTCAAAAGCATATAATCTTTTTCTGAAAGACTTCAGGTCTGAACTTAGAACAAGATATGCTATTAACGCACTTGCAATGTTCATAATAGTAGCAATCAGCGTAATTCTCTTTTCAATTGGTAACGAAAAGATAAATGAAAATTTAACTGCTGGTTTGTTTTGGGTGGTGATTTTTTTTACTGCAATGAGTGGACTTTCGAGAGCATTTGTTTCGGAAGAAGAAAGAGGTACAACATTAACGCTTCAATTAATTGCGTCACCATCAACTGTATTTTCAGGCAAACTGATATTCAATGTAATTCTTGTATTTGCTATGAACGTAATAATTGCATTGTTATACGGTGCCTTATTTGAAGATTTTATTATAAAAAATTTTCTTTTATTTCTTGCGACTTTTGTTCTTGGGAATATCGGTTTGGCAGTATCATCTACTATTATTGCGGCGATAATTGCAAAAGCAGGCGCAAAAGGAACTTTGTATCCGGTACTTTCTTTTCCGATTTTATTGCCTTTAATTTTAACTTGCGTTCAATTAACATTGTTCTCGTTCGATGGCACAAGCTTTGAAAAATCGAGGTTTGAATTGGCAATTGTTGTCAGCTATGATGTGATTATGATTACAGTTTCGTATCTTTTGTTTGACTTTATTTGGAAAGAATAA
- a CDS encoding T9SS type A sorting domain-containing protein produces MTKKFFYIILILFYQTLFAQELSKAQLDSLYNLFLYVRSENKIESDKPAGFPEEPEKCGFGFVNTIALNVDKFLPEQQAILKVLLQRPSLQTSTVTPKGYFRIHYDQSGTNAPGYSLAELAAALDSAYEFEVNYLGYPPPPPDNGAGGDDRYDIYILDLGGSYYGYTQFEDLIGNGKYLTFTVIDNDYQGYFSTGINGARVTVAHEFHHGIQAGNYIYRDSDLFYYEITSTAMEEFVFDDVNDYYAYMPDYFNNPTRAFAQNNGYNLAIWNIFLKDRFGFDILKRQWELMPSARALNAINISLNEKGSTFRNELNKFGVWTYFTNYRTFPGKYFDEAANYPLIRTTNPMIFTPPSKTFTMSSRPTTNYFLKIVDGRDTLISIISNSDIISGIDSVNTSFAFEYILYSDTSIADRKLADKYSAALIASPQNFWSASEILNNFVVNGDSTFKFFGNDKETFAFPNPYRYSKKYGLGNFIYFQIQAELGDEVDLSVITSAMKLVYNSKESVSFLPNGAKGIKYEVKYLDKKHLASGIYIYTIKIQDKTVTGKFVVFNE; encoded by the coding sequence GTGACAAAAAAATTCTTTTACATAATTCTAATTTTGTTTTATCAGACTCTTTTTGCACAGGAACTTTCAAAAGCTCAACTTGATTCCTTATATAATCTTTTTCTTTATGTAAGAAGTGAAAATAAAATCGAGTCAGATAAACCTGCTGGATTTCCTGAAGAACCTGAAAAGTGCGGTTTCGGTTTTGTAAATACAATTGCGCTTAATGTTGATAAATTTCTGCCTGAGCAGCAGGCAATATTAAAAGTGCTTCTTCAACGACCTTCATTACAAACAAGCACTGTTACACCTAAAGGTTATTTCAGGATTCATTATGACCAATCAGGAACAAACGCTCCCGGATATTCTTTAGCAGAACTTGCAGCAGCACTCGACTCAGCTTACGAGTTTGAAGTTAATTATCTTGGTTATCCTCCTCCGCCGCCTGATAACGGCGCCGGTGGAGATGACAGATATGATATTTACATTCTTGATTTGGGCGGAAGTTATTATGGCTACACTCAGTTTGAAGACCTTATTGGAAATGGTAAATATTTAACTTTTACTGTTATAGATAATGATTATCAAGGTTATTTCTCAACAGGAATAAATGGAGCGAGAGTAACAGTAGCTCATGAGTTTCATCACGGAATTCAGGCAGGAAATTATATTTACCGCGATTCTGATTTATTCTATTATGAGATTACTTCAACAGCAATGGAAGAATTTGTTTTTGATGATGTGAACGATTACTATGCCTATATGCCTGATTACTTCAATAATCCCACAAGAGCTTTTGCACAGAACAATGGTTACAACCTTGCGATCTGGAATATTTTTTTGAAAGATAGATTTGGATTTGATATTCTTAAAAGACAATGGGAGCTAATGCCTTCTGCAAGAGCATTAAATGCAATAAATATTAGTCTTAATGAAAAAGGTTCAACATTCCGTAATGAACTTAACAAATTTGGTGTCTGGACTTATTTTACAAACTACAGAACTTTCCCCGGAAAATATTTTGATGAAGCTGCTAATTATCCTTTAATCAGAACTACAAATCCGATGATATTTACTCCACCATCAAAAACTTTTACAATGAGTTCAAGACCAACAACTAACTATTTCCTGAAGATTGTTGATGGAAGAGACACACTAATCTCAATCATATCAAATTCAGATATTATTTCAGGAATTGACAGCGTTAACACTTCTTTTGCTTTTGAATATATTCTTTACAGTGATACTTCAATTGCAGATAGAAAGCTGGCGGACAAATATTCGGCAGCTTTAATTGCTTCACCACAGAATTTCTGGAGCGCTTCTGAAATTCTGAATAACTTTGTTGTTAATGGTGATTCGACATTTAAATTTTTTGGTAACGATAAAGAAACTTTCGCATTTCCAAATCCCTACAGATACAGTAAAAAATATGGATTGGGAAACTTTATTTATTTTCAAATTCAGGCGGAACTTGGTGATGAAGTTGACTTAAGCGTTATTACATCCGCAATGAAGTTGGTCTATAATTCAAAGGAATCCGTTTCATTCCTTCCGAATGGTGCAAAAGGTATAAAGTACGAAGTTAAATACCTGGATAAAAAGCATCTCGCATCGGGCATTTATATTTATACAATTAAAATTCAGGATAAAACAGTTACAGGAAAGTTTGTAGTATTTAATGAGTAA
- a CDS encoding CcmD family protein: MEEFLSKNAIYIVMIIVLIVWTGIFFYMLNLDKRIKNVEKELKGEKHEK; the protein is encoded by the coding sequence TTGGAAGAGTTTCTATCAAAAAATGCAATCTACATTGTTATGATTATTGTCCTGATTGTTTGGACAGGGATTTTCTTTTATATGTTAAATCTGGATAAAAGAATAAAAAATGTTGAAAAAGAATTAAAAGGAGAAAAACATGAAAAATAA
- a CDS encoding GNAT family N-acetyltransferase, with the protein MIRSIKPSDVEGLEKLLKKIPNFTEAEIKVAMELIEITVNNPEQTDYNIFVYEDDGKILGYHCTGKRPLTDAVYDLYWIVADPEHSGKGIGKNLLEHAENFVKERKGRWILAETSSKESYLSTQSFYLRNNYSIISEIKDFYSVGDNLLIFGKYFNNKNN; encoded by the coding sequence ATGATTCGATCAATCAAGCCATCTGATGTTGAAGGACTTGAAAAGTTATTAAAGAAAATTCCGAACTTTACTGAAGCAGAGATTAAAGTAGCAATGGAATTAATCGAAATAACGGTGAACAATCCCGAACAAACTGATTACAACATCTTCGTTTATGAAGATGATGGCAAGATTCTTGGATATCATTGCACAGGAAAGCGCCCGTTAACAGACGCAGTTTATGATCTCTACTGGATTGTTGCTGATCCCGAACACTCAGGAAAAGGAATCGGCAAGAATTTATTAGAGCATGCAGAAAACTTTGTTAAAGAAAGAAAAGGAAGATGGATACTTGCAGAAACATCTTCCAAAGAAAGTTATCTTTCAACACAAAGTTTCTATCTCAGAAATAATTATTCAATTATATCTGAGATAAAAGATTTTTATTCAGTAGGAGATAACCTGCTGATCTTCGGGAAATATTTTAATAACAAGAATAACTGA
- a CDS encoding heme lyase CcmF/NrfE family subunit, translating to MVGSVILSLALVFSIISMVLYYLTFKGYNNTLNFARVFYHAMAIFVIAASTFLWYAILTHQYQYKYIFSYSNNSLSTGLLLSSFWGGQEGSFMLWLLLTAIIGVILQSYASKRGDLEPRVMTVFTLATTFLLVMVSPWFKNPFEYIWVTPVFIELKSINPQFLNMPFIQNFIFSDQQTGGSFVQMSKDLYAQLTLSGISVNDFIINGRGLNPQLLNFWMQIHPPILFIGFAMATVPFAFALAALMKDDYKEWINQAFPWTLAGTGILGLGIMLGGYWAYEMLGWGGYWAWDPVENSSLIPWLIGVAAIHTMLVQKRSQQKGEGIGRYAKTNLILSILVYVLVLYSTFLTRSGVLGDASVHSFVDPGMLVYLFLIVFISSFALLGFGMIAFRWKSLNQQAPQDEGLLSRELALFTAAVVLCASALIVFVGTSSPLFGQSVDTSFYNEMHVPLAIIVGLLNGISLILKWKNTSTKELVNGSLRALAISVLLTILIVVFGGVKDIMMILLTFAAAFALVVNAEIVINIIRKNLKMLGAYLAHIGLAIFILGVIGSAAHSTEKTIDLVKGKPVEAFGYQMVFTGYEPIENGTKYAFKIKLNKDGKEYSAAPVMYIAEYNNSLMREPSILVMPTKDIYIAPLGYDEGSGQTKNNSISIAKGETADYNGVKITFTKFNMSPDVMKAMQEGRDFQIGAVITIEGNGKKDEVELLRKQSGGEVEFTAYESKDLNLKLQLANLSATGIELIPSTLDSQPETKVREKQEVLTVNASVKPFVSLVWIGVLVMVLGFFVAVARRLKDSLIG from the coding sequence ATGGTTGGCAGTGTAATACTTTCACTCGCTCTCGTTTTCAGTATCATCTCAATGGTACTTTATTACCTTACATTCAAAGGTTATAATAACACACTAAACTTTGCGCGTGTCTTTTACCATGCAATGGCAATTTTTGTTATTGCCGCTTCTACTTTTTTGTGGTATGCAATCTTAACTCATCAATATCAGTATAAATATATTTTCAGCTACAGTAATAACTCTCTTTCAACAGGATTATTGTTGTCTTCTTTCTGGGGCGGACAAGAAGGAAGCTTTATGTTATGGTTGCTTCTTACTGCAATAATTGGAGTAATACTTCAATCTTATGCTTCCAAAAGAGGTGATCTTGAACCGAGAGTAATGACTGTTTTCACATTAGCAACAACCTTTTTGTTGGTAATGGTTTCTCCCTGGTTTAAAAATCCTTTTGAATATATCTGGGTTACTCCGGTGTTTATTGAACTGAAATCTATAAATCCCCAATTTCTGAACATGCCTTTTATTCAGAATTTTATTTTCTCTGATCAACAGACTGGTGGAAGTTTTGTTCAGATGAGTAAAGATTTGTATGCTCAACTGACACTTAGTGGAATTTCGGTAAACGACTTCATAATAAATGGAAGAGGATTAAATCCTCAGTTACTGAATTTCTGGATGCAGATTCATCCGCCAATTTTGTTTATTGGATTTGCAATGGCTACAGTACCATTTGCATTTGCCTTAGCTGCCTTAATGAAAGATGATTACAAGGAATGGATTAACCAGGCATTTCCTTGGACACTTGCAGGTACCGGAATACTGGGACTTGGAATTATGCTTGGCGGCTACTGGGCTTATGAAATGCTTGGCTGGGGTGGTTATTGGGCCTGGGATCCGGTTGAGAATTCGAGTTTAATACCCTGGCTGATTGGTGTTGCAGCAATTCATACTATGCTAGTTCAAAAACGATCTCAGCAAAAAGGTGAAGGAATTGGAAGATACGCCAAGACAAATCTGATTCTCAGCATACTTGTTTATGTATTAGTTCTTTATAGTACTTTTCTAACCAGAAGCGGAGTTCTCGGTGATGCTTCAGTACATTCTTTCGTTGATCCTGGAATGTTAGTTTATTTATTCCTGATAGTTTTTATAAGTTCATTTGCACTTCTTGGTTTCGGAATGATTGCTTTCAGATGGAAAAGTTTGAATCAGCAGGCACCGCAGGACGAAGGACTACTTTCAAGGGAATTAGCTTTATTTACTGCTGCTGTTGTTTTATGTGCTTCAGCTTTGATAGTTTTTGTCGGCACATCCTCACCGCTGTTTGGACAATCAGTTGATACTTCATTTTATAATGAAATGCATGTTCCGCTTGCTATTATCGTCGGATTACTGAACGGAATAAGTTTAATCCTCAAATGGAAAAACACAAGCACAAAAGAATTGGTTAATGGTTCACTTCGTGCTCTTGCTATAAGTGTTTTACTCACAATTTTAATTGTTGTATTTGGCGGCGTGAAAGATATAATGATGATACTTCTCACTTTCGCAGCAGCTTTTGCACTGGTTGTTAATGCTGAAATTGTGATTAATATTATCAGAAAAAATCTTAAAATGCTCGGTGCGTATCTTGCTCATATCGGACTCGCAATTTTTATACTTGGAGTAATTGGCTCTGCTGCTCATAGCACAGAGAAGACAATTGATCTTGTAAAAGGGAAACCCGTCGAAGCATTTGGCTATCAAATGGTATTTACCGGTTATGAACCCATAGAAAATGGAACAAAGTACGCTTTCAAGATAAAATTGAATAAAGATGGAAAGGAATATTCTGCTGCTCCTGTGATGTACATTGCAGAGTATAACAACAGTTTGATGCGTGAGCCATCAATTCTCGTTATGCCGACTAAAGATATTTACATCGCTCCGCTTGGCTATGATGAAGGAAGTGGGCAGACAAAAAATAATTCCATCAGTATTGCAAAAGGTGAAACGGCCGATTATAACGGAGTTAAAATAACTTTTACAAAGTTCAATATGTCACCTGATGTTATGAAGGCAATGCAGGAAGGAAGAGATTTTCAGATAGGCGCAGTAATTACAATTGAAGGAAATGGCAAGAAGGACGAAGTAGAATTGTTGCGTAAACAAAGTGGTGGTGAAGTTGAGTTTACGGCTTACGAGTCAAAAGATCTCAATCTCAAATTGCAGTTGGCAAATTTATCAGCAACAGGAATAGAACTTATTCCTTCAACTCTGGACTCCCAACCTGAAACTAAAGTTCGGGAAAAACAGGAAGTGCTAACTGTTAATGCAAGTGTGAAACCTTTTGTAAGTTTGGTTTGGATTGGTGTTCTTGTAATGGTTTTGGGATTCTTTGTTGCTGTTGCAAGAAGATTAAAAGATTCTTTAATAGGTTAA
- a CDS encoding cytochrome c biogenesis protein, with translation MLWKIFLFLLLAFVSVAGIAFPIVEKPSAWYEFPFIPGLEENAKIIFFHVPTAWVTVIAFLMSTIFSFRYLKNKNLDDDLKSYAAAQLGIIFCILATITGAVWAKFAWGAFWSWDPRQTSIFALLLIYGAWFALRSSIESEEKRATLSSVYSIIAFVTVPFFIFVMPRIMTGLHPGSADDTNAGPVVNFKMNSNMLLIFFLSLIGFTILYFWMWQVGYKSLIYKEKIQKQFIRG, from the coding sequence ATGCTCTGGAAGATATTTTTATTTCTGTTATTGGCTTTTGTCTCAGTGGCTGGAATAGCATTTCCCATTGTTGAGAAGCCCTCTGCCTGGTATGAATTTCCGTTCATTCCGGGACTTGAAGAAAACGCTAAAATTATATTTTTTCATGTTCCAACTGCCTGGGTAACAGTGATAGCATTTTTAATGTCAACGATTTTTAGTTTCAGATACCTTAAGAACAAAAATCTTGATGATGATTTAAAGTCTTACGCAGCTGCTCAACTTGGAATTATATTCTGCATCCTTGCAACTATAACCGGAGCTGTTTGGGCGAAGTTTGCGTGGGGAGCTTTCTGGAGCTGGGATCCAAGACAAACAAGTATTTTCGCTTTACTACTTATATATGGTGCTTGGTTTGCATTGCGCTCTTCAATCGAATCAGAAGAGAAGCGTGCAACTCTTTCATCTGTATATTCAATTATAGCTTTCGTAACCGTTCCGTTTTTCATTTTTGTAATGCCAAGAATTATGACAGGACTTCATCCCGGTTCTGCAGATGATACTAACGCTGGTCCTGTTGTTAATTTCAAAATGAATTCAAATATGTTACTGATATTCTTTTTGTCTTTGATTGGTTTTACGATATTATATTTTTGGATGTGGCAGGTAGGTTACAAATCACTTATTTATAAAGAAAAAATTCAGAAACAATTTATAAGAGGTTAA
- a CDS encoding KamA family radical SAM protein, whose translation MELWQQMIRDSVHTVDQLVEKFGLDHKVAQELDGFFQARINPYYLSLIRYPGDPIWLQCVPDKKELEDFDAEEDPLMEDAMSPVPNITHRYPDRALFLVTSQCGIYCRFCTRKRKVGDHEKISMKGLESAFKYLEEHTEIRDVILSGGDPLMLTDAMLEKILQRLRQIPHIEIIRLGSKMPCVLPQRITPKLVNMLKKYHPIYCNTHFNHPWEITPESSKACQMMADAGIPMGNQMVIMKGVNDDPAVVKELVQKLLKIRVRPYYMYMADETKGANHFRTSVETGLKILEALRGHTSGLAVPHFVIDAPGGGGKIPLVPNYVLHHDEEKIILRNYQNKIYTYKNYADKNNPEGFGTKVKKNGKNGKIKKEEFKPRRIVKVPVLEEV comes from the coding sequence ATGGAACTTTGGCAGCAAATGATACGGGACAGTGTTCACACTGTTGACCAACTTGTTGAAAAATTCGGCCTTGACCATAAAGTGGCTCAAGAGCTCGATGGATTTTTCCAAGCCCGTATTAATCCTTATTACTTAAGCTTAATCCGTTATCCAGGGGATCCAATCTGGTTGCAGTGCGTTCCTGATAAAAAAGAATTAGAGGACTTTGATGCAGAAGAAGATCCTCTGATGGAAGACGCAATGAGCCCGGTTCCAAATATTACACATCGTTATCCCGACAGAGCATTATTCCTTGTTACAAGTCAGTGTGGAATTTATTGCCGCTTCTGTACGAGGAAAAGAAAAGTTGGTGACCATGAAAAAATTTCTATGAAGGGATTAGAAAGCGCTTTCAAATATCTGGAAGAACACACTGAAATTCGTGATGTAATTTTATCAGGTGGCGATCCTTTAATGCTTACTGATGCAATGCTTGAAAAAATTCTTCAGCGACTAAGACAAATTCCTCATATTGAAATTATTCGTCTTGGTTCTAAGATGCCTTGCGTATTGCCTCAACGCATTACGCCCAAGCTGGTAAATATGTTAAAGAAATATCATCCGATTTATTGCAACACACATTTTAATCATCCTTGGGAAATCACTCCCGAAAGTTCAAAAGCATGTCAGATGATGGCAGATGCAGGTATTCCGATGGGAAATCAAATGGTTATTATGAAAGGTGTTAATGATGATCCTGCTGTAGTTAAAGAATTAGTTCAGAAGCTGCTTAAAATAAGAGTGAGACCTTACTATATGTATATGGCTGATGAAACAAAAGGAGCAAACCATTTCAGAACATCAGTTGAAACCGGATTAAAAATTCTTGAAGCATTAAGAGGACACACATCCGGATTAGCTGTACCTCATTTTGTAATTGATGCACCTGGTGGTGGTGGTAAGATTCCGCTTGTTCCGAATTATGTTCTTCATCACGATGAAGAAAAAATTATTCTCAGGAATTATCAGAATAAGATTTATACATATAAAAATTATGCTGATAAAAATAATCCTGAAGGATTTGGAACGAAGGTTAAGAAAAACGGAAAGAATGGAAAAATTAAGAAAGAAGAATTCAAACCCAGAAGAATTGTTAAAGTACCTGTTTTAGAAGAAGTCTGA
- a CDS encoding ABC transporter ATP-binding protein encodes MSNYSLEVNQLTKYFGRRLIFSNLNFRFADNGIFGISGPNGSGKSTLVKILAGIIGANKGEVKHFLDGKEIIQEKIHNHIGFVSPYLVLYEEFSAEENLMMFAKIRGVEYDKSRVDYLFEKFLLLKRKDDLVKTYSSGMKQRLKFIFALMHSPQLIILDEPTSNLDDEGKNSVYELIREEGKKNIVLVASNEKNDLDQCTEIIFLENYKR; translated from the coding sequence ATGAGTAACTATTCTTTAGAAGTAAATCAACTTACGAAATATTTTGGCAGAAGATTAATCTTCAGTAATCTTAATTTCCGGTTTGCTGATAATGGAATCTTTGGTATATCAGGTCCGAATGGTTCAGGCAAATCAACACTGGTAAAAATTCTTGCCGGAATTATTGGAGCAAATAAAGGTGAAGTAAAACATTTTCTTGATGGAAAAGAAATCATTCAGGAAAAAATTCATAATCACATAGGATTTGTTTCGCCTTATCTTGTTTTATATGAGGAATTTTCGGCCGAGGAAAATCTGATGATGTTCGCAAAAATCAGAGGTGTGGAATACGACAAGTCAAGAGTTGATTATCTCTTTGAAAAATTTTTGCTTCTGAAACGAAAAGATGATTTAGTAAAAACTTATTCATCCGGAATGAAACAAAGACTGAAATTTATTTTTGCACTTATGCATTCACCTCAATTAATTATTCTTGATGAGCCGACATCAAATCTTGATGATGAAGGTAAAAATTCAGTTTATGAACTTATTCGTGAAGAAGGAAAAAAGAACATAGTTCTGGTAGCATCAAATGAAAAGAACGATCTTGATCAATGCACAGAAATAATTTTTCTTGAGAATTACAAAAGATAA
- a CDS encoding D-alanine--D-alanine ligase family protein, producing the protein MSVALAFNVKPESETFIESVSPNSQKSSSPYKTSQDTFAEWDTWETINALRDALSVYHDVTLVEANEEAFEKFRQLRPDIVFNIAEGAFGVSREAQIPAMLDLLQIPYTGSDALTLAICLDKARTKEILSYYKIPNAKFFVADRVDEIKQNHFSYPLIVKPICEGSSKGIFSSSVVTNPNELFNEVERINSEYSQSALIEEFLPGREFTVAILGNGDDARTLPIIEIRYDKYPEGVKPLYSYEAKWILDTKESEFEVFDCPARLDKSLEEKIIKVCLDTYKVLRCRDWSRIDVRLDSKGEPNVIEINPLPGIMPDPRENSSYPKAARAAGMTYDEMINSVLLAGCKRYNLA; encoded by the coding sequence TTGAGTGTTGCATTAGCATTTAATGTAAAGCCGGAAAGTGAAACTTTCATTGAATCAGTGTCTCCGAACTCACAAAAATCAAGCTCACCTTATAAAACATCTCAAGATACTTTTGCTGAATGGGATACCTGGGAAACAATCAATGCGTTGCGAGATGCACTTTCTGTTTATCACGATGTTACTTTAGTTGAAGCCAATGAAGAAGCATTTGAAAAATTCAGGCAACTCAGACCAGATATTGTATTCAACATTGCTGAAGGTGCATTTGGTGTAAGTCGCGAAGCGCAAATACCAGCCATGCTCGATTTGTTACAAATACCTTACACAGGTAGTGATGCACTTACACTTGCAATTTGTCTTGATAAAGCCCGGACAAAAGAAATTCTTAGTTACTATAAAATTCCTAATGCAAAATTTTTTGTTGCTGACAGAGTTGATGAAATAAAACAAAACCATTTTTCATATCCGCTTATTGTTAAACCAATTTGTGAAGGTTCAAGCAAGGGAATTTTTTCTTCATCAGTCGTTACAAATCCGAATGAATTATTTAACGAAGTCGAAAGAATTAATTCTGAATATTCTCAGTCTGCCCTTATTGAGGAGTTCTTACCCGGCAGAGAATTTACTGTTGCCATTTTAGGTAATGGCGATGATGCAAGAACACTTCCAATAATTGAAATCAGATATGACAAGTATCCCGAAGGAGTAAAACCATTATACTCTTATGAAGCAAAGTGGATTCTTGATACAAAGGAATCTGAGTTTGAAGTATTTGATTGTCCCGCCAGACTTGATAAATCACTTGAAGAAAAAATCATTAAAGTTTGTCTTGATACATATAAAGTTTTACGATGCAGAGACTGGAGCCGAATTGATGTAAGACTGGACAGCAAAGGTGAACCGAATGTAATAGAAATAAATCCTTTGCCCGGTATAATGCCCGATCCAAGAGAAAACTCAAGTTATCCTAAAGCTGCAAGAGCAGCCGGAATGACTTATGATGAAATGATAAATTCTGTTTTGTTAGCCGGATGTAAAAGATATAACCTTGCATGA
- a CDS encoding cytochrome c maturation protein CcmE, with protein sequence MKNKYIFGGIIIALFLGIMGYLFTQSNIKYESDFSVVKTTDKTVKATGSWVKEKNYEMNNEARTFTFFMKDEKGNEMKVVYEGAMPNNFESATSVVVTGTYKNGYFHAKDILTKCPSKYQDQQSAQTSSM encoded by the coding sequence ATGAAAAATAAATATATCTTCGGTGGAATAATCATTGCATTATTCCTTGGAATAATGGGTTATCTTTTCACACAAAGCAATATCAAATATGAAAGTGATTTTTCGGTTGTAAAAACAACTGATAAAACTGTTAAAGCAACCGGAAGCTGGGTAAAAGAAAAAAATTATGAAATGAATAATGAAGCACGAACTTTCACTTTCTTTATGAAAGATGAAAAGGGCAATGAAATGAAAGTTGTTTATGAAGGTGCTATGCCTAACAACTTCGAGTCAGCCACAAGTGTGGTTGTAACCGGAACATATAAGAATGGATATTTTCATGCAAAGGACATTTTAACAAAATGTCCAAGTAAATATCAGGATCAGCAATCAGCTCAAACTTCAAGTATGTAA